A window of Pirellulales bacterium contains these coding sequences:
- a CDS encoding HEAT repeat domain-containing protein produces the protein MPLVSVNRHALVFCVPAILLIGLMSHPVLGQKVLAPGFKVELFFGVPEVEHPSVVTCDDAGNLFIGEDPMDMRGPTTKEFDRVLFVRWNEDGTAERTVFCENLSAVFGLAWLDGWLYVMHAPHYSRFADTDGDGKADVREDLAEGFGPAAGIFGFNDHIVTGIRLGMDGWMYVSVGDKGIQRATGKDGSAITLEGGGVVRLRPDGTRLEVYSSGTRNHLDVAMNSLDEIFTYDNTDDGLGWWTRFTHHMQTGYYGYPFDYLTRPERHLPRISEHGGGSPCGAACYREAVWPTAYRDAPFFAEWGKGKVQCFHVTRSGGTYTGEIEDFMVPEENSTFRPVDLCFSPDGRHMYVADWNFGGWTNPTVCGRVYRVTYVGEGEPSIAANTVSTTKDDPATWVADLSSESFATRWSAQQKLARQQASLGALRALLDDLNATGAAKIHALWALAAAKDLHGNEEVVAAIRPRLDDSHGDVRAQAVRALGELNAQEEASAIAAHLRDAEPRVRAQAAIALGRLDAKSAVSALTESLDDQDTFARFAKLQAVRRLNDWAQVADVLRQTESNDVRHWGTLAASEQYEPGAVALLADRLQHSASPQERRTCVDALADVYFQAAPYQEGWWGTRPAAQAPPRPKKHDWVGGPTVFAALASSLDDTDAGVRAAVVRAFQMVPAASVLAELRQVAEGDPSKDVRKVAFATLAKAGDAESLSLFLQAAENADSTGDVRAEAVRAVVTLGGAGQAEKVRALLANLSASSTASDEVVSLALDGLASLASPETVAIVEERTRCERPPVRAKALAVLAQLQKEGAAARLEEALGDDAVVVRQTAARQLGELGIRTAVAALVKLTSDAETRFDAVLALAKIADPCALDVYLDALIDRSREVRTEARKTLVSLRDEVADAILAKAQRGELTRRARGELAEIYTLPRPITAWHLVGPWSKETGQPAFDPASAADLGGELQIGDQKVAWKPAVADASSGKVDVAATLGGHGSAWSLGYAEWESARGGKHTFQVGSDDQLLVWIDGQKVFEFNGERGWSPAQQSFDVELEAGVHRIWALCGNGGAQWEFSMHVPLREERFDVLATADSSKPDIGPYIEHAMQHEGSAERGKALFQDVKGLACVKCHAVGGDAKAVLAGPDLAGIGGKYDRREIIRSVLEPSNRLLSGYEMTVVATSAGEVLQGVVKSDTAERLELVDVNGKVLTIATDDIEERMRSELSLMPTGLYEGISVEEFADLMAYLRSLKEVAPADEMP, from the coding sequence ATGCCCCTCGTGTCCGTCAACCGGCACGCCCTTGTTTTCTGCGTGCCGGCGATCTTGTTGATTGGCTTGATGTCTCATCCCGTGCTGGGGCAAAAGGTGCTTGCGCCCGGCTTCAAGGTCGAGTTGTTCTTCGGGGTGCCGGAAGTCGAACACCCCTCGGTCGTGACGTGCGACGACGCGGGCAATCTTTTCATCGGCGAGGACCCGATGGACATGCGGGGCCCCACGACCAAGGAATTCGACCGCGTGCTGTTCGTGCGCTGGAACGAGGATGGCACGGCGGAGCGAACCGTGTTCTGCGAAAATCTTTCGGCCGTGTTCGGGCTGGCATGGCTCGATGGCTGGCTATACGTCATGCACGCGCCCCACTACTCGCGATTCGCCGATACCGACGGCGACGGCAAGGCGGACGTGCGCGAGGATCTGGCCGAGGGATTCGGTCCGGCGGCGGGAATCTTCGGCTTCAACGATCACATCGTGACCGGCATCCGCTTGGGCATGGATGGCTGGATGTATGTCTCCGTCGGGGATAAGGGCATTCAGCGGGCAACCGGCAAGGATGGCTCGGCCATCACGCTCGAAGGGGGGGGCGTGGTACGCCTGCGCCCCGACGGGACACGGCTCGAGGTCTATTCTTCCGGCACGCGCAATCATCTCGACGTGGCAATGAACTCGCTCGATGAGATCTTTACCTACGACAATACCGACGATGGCCTGGGCTGGTGGACGCGATTCACGCACCACATGCAGACGGGTTACTACGGCTACCCCTTCGATTACCTGACGCGGCCCGAGCGACACTTGCCACGTATCAGCGAGCATGGGGGCGGTTCGCCGTGCGGGGCGGCCTGTTACCGAGAAGCGGTATGGCCGACGGCCTATCGCGACGCCCCCTTCTTCGCCGAGTGGGGCAAAGGCAAGGTGCAGTGCTTTCACGTTACGCGCTCGGGCGGAACCTACACGGGCGAGATCGAAGACTTCATGGTGCCAGAAGAGAACTCCACCTTCCGGCCCGTCGATCTTTGCTTCAGTCCCGATGGCCGGCACATGTACGTGGCCGACTGGAACTTCGGCGGCTGGACGAATCCGACCGTCTGTGGCCGCGTCTATCGCGTGACGTATGTGGGAGAGGGAGAGCCCTCGATAGCAGCGAATACGGTTTCTACCACCAAGGACGATCCGGCAACTTGGGTCGCGGACTTGAGCAGCGAATCTTTCGCAACTCGCTGGTCGGCGCAGCAGAAGCTGGCCAGGCAGCAAGCATCGCTCGGCGCGTTACGCGCGCTGCTGGATGATCTAAACGCGACCGGCGCGGCCAAGATCCATGCCCTCTGGGCGCTCGCCGCGGCGAAGGACCTGCACGGCAACGAGGAGGTCGTCGCGGCGATTCGTCCACGGCTCGACGATTCGCACGGCGATGTGCGGGCGCAGGCCGTCCGCGCCCTCGGCGAGTTGAACGCCCAGGAAGAGGCGTCGGCTATCGCAGCACATCTCCGCGATGCCGAGCCGCGCGTGCGGGCACAGGCCGCTATCGCGCTGGGACGGCTCGACGCGAAATCGGCGGTTTCAGCTTTGACGGAGTCGCTCGACGATCAGGACACGTTCGCGCGGTTCGCCAAGCTGCAGGCCGTGCGGCGACTGAACGACTGGGCCCAAGTGGCCGACGTCTTGCGGCAAACAGAATCGAACGACGTACGGCACTGGGGAACTCTGGCGGCCAGCGAACAATATGAACCCGGGGCCGTCGCGCTGTTGGCCGATCGCTTGCAGCATTCAGCGAGCCCCCAGGAGCGCCGTACCTGTGTCGACGCGCTGGCCGACGTCTACTTCCAGGCGGCCCCGTATCAAGAGGGCTGGTGGGGCACGCGCCCCGCGGCGCAAGCCCCGCCGCGTCCGAAGAAGCACGATTGGGTAGGTGGCCCCACCGTGTTCGCGGCGTTGGCCTCCTCGCTCGACGACACCGACGCGGGAGTGAGGGCGGCGGTCGTGCGTGCGTTTCAGATGGTGCCGGCCGCGTCGGTGCTCGCCGAACTGCGGCAGGTGGCCGAAGGGGACCCAAGCAAGGACGTCCGCAAAGTGGCCTTCGCAACGCTGGCCAAGGCAGGGGATGCCGAGTCGCTTTCGTTGTTTTTGCAGGCAGCGGAGAATGCCGACTCGACCGGTGATGTGCGAGCCGAGGCCGTGCGCGCCGTCGTCACGCTGGGTGGCGCCGGGCAGGCCGAGAAGGTCCGCGCGTTGCTGGCCAATCTCTCTGCCTCGTCGACAGCCTCGGACGAAGTCGTATCGCTGGCGCTCGATGGGCTGGCCTCGCTGGCCTCGCCCGAGACGGTCGCCATCGTCGAGGAGCGCACCAGATGCGAGCGCCCCCCGGTTCGAGCCAAGGCGCTGGCCGTGCTCGCGCAATTGCAGAAGGAAGGGGCCGCCGCACGACTGGAAGAGGCCCTGGGTGACGACGCGGTGGTCGTGCGACAGACGGCGGCACGGCAATTGGGCGAATTGGGTATTCGTACCGCGGTCGCGGCGCTGGTGAAGCTGACGAGCGATGCCGAGACGCGTTTCGACGCGGTGCTGGCCTTGGCGAAGATTGCCGATCCGTGTGCGCTCGATGTCTATCTCGATGCCCTGATCGATCGAAGCCGCGAGGTGCGCACCGAGGCACGCAAGACGCTCGTGTCGCTGCGCGATGAGGTCGCCGACGCGATTCTCGCCAAGGCGCAACGCGGCGAGCTCACGCGCCGCGCGCGCGGTGAATTGGCCGAGATCTATACCCTGCCGCGGCCGATTACCGCCTGGCACCTGGTCGGTCCCTGGAGCAAGGAGACGGGACAACCGGCCTTCGATCCAGCCTCGGCCGCGGACCTTGGAGGCGAACTCCAGATCGGCGATCAGAAGGTCGCCTGGAAGCCCGCCGTCGCCGATGCGTCGTCGGGCAAGGTCGACGTCGCCGCGACCCTGGGGGGACATGGCAGTGCCTGGTCGCTCGGCTACGCCGAATGGGAATCGGCGCGCGGTGGCAAGCATACATTTCAGGTAGGCAGCGACGATCAACTGCTCGTCTGGATCGATGGCCAGAAGGTGTTCGAGTTCAACGGCGAACGCGGCTGGTCGCCAGCGCAGCAATCGTTCGACGTCGAGCTCGAAGCGGGCGTGCATCGCATTTGGGCCCTGTGCGGCAATGGGGGCGCCCAGTGGGAGTTCAGCATGCACGTACCCTTGCGCGAAGAACGCTTCGACGTGCTCGCCACCGCCGATAGCAGCAAGCCGGATATCGGACCCTACATCGAGCACGCGATGCAGCACGAAGGAAGCGCCGAGCGTGGCAAGGCGCTGTTCCAGGATGTGAAAGGTCTGGCCTGCGTCAAGTGCCACGCGGTAGGGGGCGATGCCAAGGCGGTCCTTGCTGGCCCTGACCTGGCGGGGATCGGGGGCAAGTACGATCGACGCGAAATCATCCGCTCGGTGCTCGAACCGTCAAACCGACTGCTGTCGGGCTATGAAATGACCGTCGTCGCTACCTCGGCCGGCGAGGTGCTGCAAGGCGTGGTCAAGAGCGACACGGCCGAACGCCTCGAACTCGTGGATGTGAATGGCAAGGTACTCACCATCGCCACCGACGACATCGAGGAACGCATGCGCAGCGAGTTATCGTTGATGCCGACAGGACTCTACGAGGGGATCTCGGTCGAGGAATTTGCGGACCTCATGGCGTATTTGCGCAGCCTGAAGGAAGTGGCGCCGGCAGACGAGATGCCGTGA